One window of Robiginitalea biformata HTCC2501 genomic DNA carries:
- a CDS encoding nitroreductase family protein, with translation MIEDLIRRRRSIFPDQYNDQPIDRATLFRVLEAANWAPTHKRTEPWRFKVVTGEKREALGAFLRDKYLDLDPSPKEFKAKKLYHNPQRAAAIIAICMQRDPEERLPEWEEVAATAMAVQNMWLVCTELGIGSYWSSPGLIRHMGEFFDLAEGERCLGFFYMGYYDEAPPEGTRSPLDEKISWE, from the coding sequence ATGATCGAAGACCTGATCCGCCGACGCCGTTCCATTTTCCCCGACCAGTACAACGACCAGCCCATCGACCGGGCTACCCTGTTCCGCGTGCTGGAAGCTGCTAATTGGGCGCCTACCCACAAACGGACCGAACCCTGGCGTTTTAAAGTAGTCACCGGGGAGAAGCGGGAAGCCCTCGGGGCGTTCCTGCGCGACAAGTACCTGGATTTAGATCCGTCCCCCAAGGAGTTCAAGGCGAAGAAGCTCTACCACAACCCGCAACGCGCGGCAGCGATTATTGCCATTTGCATGCAGCGCGACCCGGAGGAGCGGCTGCCCGAATGGGAAGAAGTGGCCGCCACGGCCATGGCCGTCCAGAACATGTGGCTGGTGTGCACCGAATTGGGGATCGGGTCCTATTGGAGTTCCCCGGGGCTGATCCGCCATATGGGCGAATTCTTTGACCTGGCGGAAGGGGAACGCTGCCTGGGCTTTTTCTATATGGGGTATTACGACGAGGCACCTCCGGAGGGCACGCGCAGCCCGCTGGACGAAAAAATCAGTTGGGAATAA
- a CDS encoding DUF4260 domain-containing protein, giving the protein MKRVLQLEEILLFAGGIFLFAQLPFAWWWFPLLILTPDIGMVGYLAGPVTGAWTYNLFHHRGFAFAIWVAGMLLALPLLQLAGIILFSHVAMDRIFGYGLKHTRGFQYTHLGEIGKNAKRHA; this is encoded by the coding sequence ATGAAGCGCGTATTGCAACTGGAAGAAATTTTGCTTTTTGCCGGGGGAATTTTCCTTTTTGCCCAATTGCCCTTTGCCTGGTGGTGGTTTCCGCTGCTGATCCTTACGCCGGATATCGGGATGGTCGGTTACCTCGCCGGGCCGGTTACCGGGGCCTGGACGTACAACCTGTTCCACCACCGGGGCTTTGCCTTTGCCATTTGGGTAGCCGGCATGCTCCTGGCGCTCCCCCTGCTGCAGCTGGCGGGCATCATTCTGTTCAGTCATGTCGCCATGGACCGGATCTTCGGGTACGGCCTGAAGCATACCCGGGGGTTTCAGTACACCCACCTGGGGGAAATCGGAAAAAATGCAAAACGGCATGCTTGA
- a CDS encoding MmcQ/YjbR family DNA-binding protein, which yields MHIEEFREYCLAKKGVTEGFPFGQDVLVFKVMGKMFALTGLDRHPPQANLKADPERIPGLREEYDGRILPGYHMNKDHWNTVMLQGLPADLLRELIDHSYELIVASLPAKSRKEWEALP from the coding sequence ATGCACATAGAGGAATTCCGGGAATATTGCCTGGCCAAAAAGGGTGTTACCGAAGGTTTTCCGTTCGGGCAGGACGTACTGGTCTTTAAGGTCATGGGGAAGATGTTTGCCCTGACCGGCCTGGATCGGCACCCGCCCCAGGCCAACCTGAAAGCCGACCCCGAACGCATCCCGGGGCTTCGGGAGGAATACGACGGACGCATCCTGCCCGGGTACCACATGAATAAAGACCACTGGAATACCGTGATGTTGCAGGGGCTTCCCGCAGACCTGCTCAGGGAACTCATCGACCATTCCTACGAGCTCATTGTTGCATCGCTTCCCGCGAAATCCCGGAAGGAATGGGAGGCGCTGCCATGA
- a CDS encoding DUF4230 domain-containing protein, whose protein sequence is MLELFLGLLLGAMTMYWFYALFTRKRRKDQTEHQSTVILEKIRSVCKLISVEGDFAEIYRYENRREHFGNLFSSKKKALIVVHAKAHIGYDFKKLEITSDPKRKTVYLKQFPQPEILSIEPELEFYDIRNGIFNAFTPEDMTALNREAKAQIREKIPESGLMDSARHEAIEAILVMEKIVETIGWKLNFEALELGKEPRMLPRVYTSGNDQKDT, encoded by the coding sequence ATGCTTGAATTATTCCTCGGGCTCCTGTTGGGGGCCATGACAATGTACTGGTTTTACGCCCTGTTTACCAGGAAAAGGCGCAAAGACCAGACCGAGCACCAGTCTACCGTGATCCTGGAAAAGATCCGCTCGGTCTGCAAGCTCATTTCGGTAGAGGGGGATTTTGCTGAGATCTACCGGTACGAGAACCGGCGGGAGCACTTCGGGAACCTTTTCAGCAGCAAGAAAAAGGCGCTGATTGTGGTACACGCGAAAGCACACATCGGATACGACTTCAAGAAACTGGAAATCACTTCCGACCCAAAACGGAAAACGGTTTATTTAAAGCAATTCCCGCAGCCTGAAATCCTTTCCATAGAGCCGGAACTGGAATTTTACGATATCCGCAACGGGATATTCAACGCATTCACGCCCGAGGATATGACGGCCCTCAACCGGGAGGCCAAAGCGCAGATTCGCGAGAAGATTCCCGAGAGCGGACTGATGGATTCCGCCCGGCACGAAGCGATTGAGGCCATCCTTGTAATGGAAAAAATTGTGGAAACCATCGGTTGGAAGCTTAACTTTGAAGCACTGGAGCTCGGGAAGGAGCCCCGGATGCTCCCCCGGGTGTATACTTCCGGGAACGACCAAAAGGATACCTGA
- a CDS encoding MutS-related protein — protein MTTPREAYAARLKGLREEREAISRRLHLTALFRVLSFLGAGGALYLAAASHGAFAAVSLVLLALFGWLVGRNEDLKYQRRKRDELIRLNETETRVLDLDYEDLPEGTGYRDSGHAFSEDLDLFGPGSFFQYANRCGLLPGAERLAKWLTDNDTGSVRGKQEAIRELAPQVNWRQEYYAVARISDKGATVHSALDWLEGYGPFTRPTYRYAPYLFGLVSLGLLGAFLAGWVTPWAVGGVFLSGLVIAGYFAKRVGKLAADASRVQDVFEGYARLVAHVEDREFSSEMLCREQGKLRKDGEAVSVLLKRFSRHLSALDQRNNLLVALLGNGFLLWDLLKSRAVEAWITAHGSQVRHWFGGIAALDAWCSLGNFAFNHPDYTYPGLEVAAYVGDSGQPVSLGGNADRPFVVAASGLAHPLLPPGNRVANDFEIREGGFFVITGANMAGKSTFLRTLSLSLVMANCGLPVCATSFSYTPLPLISSMRTSDSLARSESYFFAELKRLQFLIAALEERPSFVVLDEILKGTNSTDKAKGSRLFLGRLVRMGATGVIATHDLSLCQVADTEPRVENWHFDAEIRQGELHFDYRLKPGVCHSMNASFLLRKMGIVEDPEGKQPS, from the coding sequence ATGACGACCCCCCGAGAGGCATATGCCGCCCGGCTTAAAGGGCTACGGGAGGAGCGCGAGGCGATTTCCCGGCGGTTGCACCTCACCGCCCTGTTTCGCGTTTTATCGTTTTTGGGTGCGGGCGGCGCCCTTTATTTGGCAGCCGCCTCGCATGGGGCATTTGCCGCAGTATCGCTCGTGTTGCTGGCGCTATTTGGCTGGCTGGTGGGCCGGAATGAAGACCTGAAATACCAAAGGCGAAAACGCGACGAACTCATCCGCCTGAACGAAACCGAAACCCGGGTCCTGGACCTGGATTATGAAGACCTGCCCGAGGGTACGGGGTACCGTGATTCGGGGCACGCCTTCAGCGAGGATCTGGACCTGTTCGGGCCCGGGTCCTTTTTTCAGTATGCCAACCGCTGTGGCCTTTTGCCGGGGGCCGAACGACTGGCCAAATGGCTGACCGACAATGATACCGGGTCGGTCAGGGGAAAGCAGGAAGCCATTCGCGAACTGGCGCCACAGGTTAACTGGAGGCAGGAGTACTACGCAGTGGCTCGGATTTCCGACAAGGGTGCCACCGTCCATTCCGCGCTGGACTGGCTGGAAGGATACGGTCCCTTTACCCGGCCTACCTACCGCTATGCCCCCTACCTTTTTGGCCTGGTATCCCTGGGTCTGCTTGGCGCATTCCTGGCGGGATGGGTGACGCCCTGGGCGGTTGGAGGGGTATTCCTCTCGGGGCTGGTGATCGCGGGGTACTTTGCAAAGCGCGTCGGGAAACTGGCAGCCGATGCCTCTCGGGTACAGGATGTTTTTGAAGGATATGCCCGGCTGGTTGCACACGTGGAAGACCGGGAATTTTCAAGCGAAATGCTTTGCCGGGAACAGGGGAAACTCCGGAAGGACGGCGAGGCCGTATCCGTCCTGCTGAAGCGGTTTTCCCGCCACCTGTCGGCCCTGGACCAGCGAAACAACCTCCTGGTGGCCTTGTTGGGGAACGGATTTTTGCTCTGGGACCTGCTCAAGTCACGGGCCGTGGAAGCCTGGATCACCGCACACGGTAGCCAGGTACGTCATTGGTTTGGCGGCATAGCCGCGCTGGATGCCTGGTGCAGCCTGGGCAATTTTGCCTTCAACCACCCGGATTACACGTATCCGGGGCTGGAAGTTGCCGCGTATGTCGGAGACAGCGGACAGCCGGTCTCCCTCGGCGGTAACGCCGACCGCCCCTTTGTTGTAGCAGCCAGCGGCCTGGCCCATCCGCTATTGCCACCGGGGAACCGCGTGGCGAATGATTTTGAAATCCGGGAAGGCGGGTTCTTCGTGATTACGGGGGCCAATATGGCTGGGAAGAGTACGTTTTTAAGGACGCTTTCCCTTTCCCTGGTGATGGCAAATTGCGGTTTGCCCGTCTGCGCAACTTCTTTCAGCTATACGCCCCTCCCGTTGATTAGCAGTATGCGCACTTCCGATTCCCTGGCGCGGAGCGAATCCTATTTTTTTGCGGAACTCAAACGGCTGCAGTTCTTGATTGCGGCCCTGGAAGAGCGGCCCAGTTTTGTGGTCCTGGATGAAATCCTGAAAGGTACCAACAGCACGGACAAGGCCAAAGGCTCCCGGCTTTTTCTGGGTCGGCTTGTCCGCATGGGCGCCACGGGGGTCATCGCCACCCACGACCTGAGCCTTTGCCAGGTGGCGGACACGGAACCCCGGGTGGAAAACTGGCATTTTGATGCGGAAATCCGGCAGGGCGAACTCCATTTTGATTACCGGTTGAAGCCCGGGGTTTGCCACTCCATGAATGCCTCCTTTCTGCTCAGGAAGATGGGGATTGTGGAGGACCCGGAGGGCAAGCAGCCTTCGTGA
- the hemW gene encoding radical SAM family heme chaperone HemW, which produces MSGIYLHIPFCKQACHYCDFHFSTTLKHKQGLLEAMELEMEQRRDELGGQPAETLYFGGGTPSLLTGAEIGQLIRRAAACFGLAADAEITLEANPDDLPPGRLEELALSPVNRLSIGIQSFHETELRWMNRAHSAREALECLEHAAARFANYSIDLIYGIPGSRPDDWKRTLEVALGFDPPHISAYALTVEPDTALARFIDKGVTPGVDDHRAREDFSHLVETLQQAGYDHYEISNFGKPGFHSRNNTAYWQGKSYVGIGPSAHSFDGGNRRWNVASNLKYLRAVTEGKTYWEAEQLSTRDRYNEAVMTGLRTQWGVSENRVGSEFGPRYAEYLRQQAAPYLEKGLLASRSGHLVATEAGKFLVDGIASDLFMINLK; this is translated from the coding sequence ATGTCCGGAATCTACCTCCATATCCCATTTTGCAAGCAGGCTTGCCACTATTGCGATTTTCATTTTTCGACCACCCTCAAACACAAACAGGGGTTGCTGGAAGCCATGGAGCTGGAGATGGAGCAGCGACGGGACGAACTCGGCGGGCAGCCGGCAGAGACCCTGTATTTCGGGGGCGGCACTCCGTCTCTGCTCACCGGGGCGGAAATCGGGCAACTGATCCGCCGGGCAGCTGCGTGCTTTGGCCTGGCTGCGGATGCGGAGATTACCCTGGAGGCCAACCCGGACGATTTGCCTCCCGGTCGGTTGGAAGAACTGGCCCTAAGCCCGGTGAACCGTTTGAGCATCGGCATCCAAAGCTTTCACGAAACCGAACTGCGCTGGATGAACCGGGCCCACTCGGCCCGTGAAGCGCTGGAATGCCTGGAGCACGCGGCCGCCCGGTTTGCGAATTACTCCATCGACCTGATCTACGGCATTCCTGGCAGCCGCCCGGATGACTGGAAGCGAACCCTGGAGGTGGCCCTCGGTTTCGACCCCCCGCATATTTCGGCCTATGCGCTTACGGTGGAACCCGACACCGCCCTGGCCCGCTTCATCGATAAAGGGGTGACCCCCGGGGTGGACGACCACCGTGCCCGGGAAGATTTCTCCCACCTGGTGGAAACGTTGCAGCAGGCCGGTTACGACCATTACGAGATCTCGAATTTCGGGAAGCCCGGGTTCCACTCCCGGAATAACACCGCTTACTGGCAGGGGAAATCCTACGTGGGAATCGGGCCTTCCGCCCATTCCTTTGACGGGGGAAACCGCCGCTGGAATGTGGCCTCCAACCTGAAATACCTCCGGGCCGTAACGGAAGGGAAAACCTATTGGGAGGCGGAGCAACTCAGCACCCGGGACCGGTACAACGAAGCGGTAATGACCGGCCTCCGCACCCAATGGGGGGTCTCCGAGAACCGCGTGGGCAGCGAGTTTGGCCCGCGATATGCGGAATATCTCCGCCAACAGGCCGCCCCCTACCTGGAAAAAGGCTTGCTGGCATCCCGGTCGGGCCACCTGGTAGCCACGGAAGCCGGCAAATTTCTCGTGGACGGGATTGCCAGTGATTTATTTATGATTAATTTGAAGTGA
- a CDS encoding DUF456 domain-containing protein, with product MDLVLIFFGLLCMILGVLGSFLPVLPGPPISWVGLLLLTLTSAVPDNWWFLGITAAVAVVVVGLDYWIPAMGTKRFGGSRAGMIGTTVGLLVAIIFPVLGIAGIIIWPFLGAVVGELINKSNSQTALKAAFGSFVGFLTGTFLKFLVSIIYFGLFLSKAWDYRSGLFPWFD from the coding sequence ATGGACCTTGTTTTGATCTTTTTTGGCTTGCTATGTATGATTTTGGGAGTCCTGGGCAGTTTCCTGCCGGTCCTCCCCGGCCCGCCCATCAGTTGGGTGGGGTTGCTGCTCCTGACGCTGACTTCCGCCGTACCGGACAACTGGTGGTTTCTCGGGATCACCGCGGCCGTGGCCGTGGTGGTGGTAGGCCTGGATTACTGGATCCCCGCCATGGGTACCAAACGTTTCGGGGGAAGCCGTGCCGGGATGATCGGGACCACCGTAGGCCTGCTCGTGGCGATCATCTTCCCGGTTCTGGGAATCGCAGGCATCATCATCTGGCCGTTTCTGGGCGCCGTAGTCGGGGAATTGATCAATAAATCCAATAGCCAGACCGCCCTGAAAGCTGCTTTTGGCTCGTTTGTGGGCTTCCTCACCGGGACGTTCCTCAAGTTTCTGGTCAGCATCATCTACTTTGGACTGTTCCTGTCCAAAGCGTGGGATTACCGAAGTGGATTATTCCCGTGGTTTGATTAG
- the ruvC gene encoding crossover junction endodeoxyribonuclease RuvC, whose protein sequence is MSKLTASETIILGIDPGTTIMGFGIIRVQGKQMEFVQMNELILRKYDDPFTKLKLIFDRTLELIDTYHPDEIAIEAPFYGKNVQSMLKLGRAQGVAMAAGLSRQVPITEYLPKKIKMAITGNGNASKEQVARMLQSLLELKSLPKNLDSTDGLAAAVCHFYNQGKPTGAKSYSGWEAFVKQNTGRTSE, encoded by the coding sequence ATGAGTAAACTGACAGCATCCGAAACCATTATCCTGGGTATCGACCCGGGGACCACCATCATGGGCTTTGGCATTATACGCGTGCAGGGCAAACAAATGGAATTCGTCCAGATGAACGAGCTTATCCTGCGCAAGTACGACGACCCGTTCACCAAGCTAAAACTCATCTTCGACCGCACCCTGGAACTTATCGACACCTACCACCCGGACGAAATTGCCATCGAGGCGCCCTTTTACGGCAAGAACGTCCAGTCCATGCTGAAACTCGGCCGGGCCCAGGGGGTGGCCATGGCTGCCGGGCTTTCCCGACAGGTCCCGATTACGGAATACCTGCCCAAAAAGATCAAAATGGCCATCACCGGCAACGGGAATGCCAGCAAGGAGCAGGTGGCCCGGATGCTGCAGTCCCTGCTGGAGCTCAAATCCCTGCCCAAAAACCTGGACAGCACGGACGGCCTGGCAGCGGCTGTCTGCCACTTCTACAACCAGGGCAAGCCCACGGGGGCGAAGTCCTATTCGGGATGGGAGGCCTTTGTCAAACAGAATACCGGCCGGACGTCGGAGTGA
- a CDS encoding cyclase family protein: MQTRLEKNGTTYLADLSAPTDLSIPVSANGITAWGVPGATLEPHGQPGFTGSVATGASVNFYDITFNPHAHGTHTECMGHITERPYSVNTIPPAPWMEARLVSIEPEPAGKGAHVSLGQLREALGTPSCEAVVIRTYPNPPSKRGRSWSGSNPPYLDPKAAAWLAAEGVLHLLIDLPSVDPEEDGGALAAHTAFWGLPGNPRPAATITELIFVPDSLADGRYLLNLQVAAIENDASPSRPLLFKLKEL, translated from the coding sequence ATGCAGACCCGACTTGAAAAGAACGGCACCACCTACCTGGCCGATTTAAGTGCCCCGACCGACCTGTCCATCCCCGTAAGCGCCAACGGGATAACCGCCTGGGGCGTTCCCGGGGCCACCCTGGAACCCCATGGCCAACCCGGTTTTACGGGGAGCGTCGCCACAGGCGCCTCCGTGAATTTTTACGATATCACCTTCAACCCCCACGCCCACGGCACGCATACCGAGTGTATGGGGCATATTACCGAGCGGCCGTATTCGGTGAATACGATCCCCCCCGCGCCCTGGATGGAAGCCCGCCTGGTGAGTATTGAACCGGAGCCAGCCGGGAAAGGAGCACACGTTTCCCTGGGGCAATTGCGGGAAGCCCTAGGGACCCCTTCCTGCGAAGCAGTCGTGATCCGGACCTACCCAAACCCGCCCTCCAAACGAGGCCGGAGCTGGTCCGGGTCCAACCCGCCCTATCTGGACCCTAAGGCGGCCGCCTGGCTTGCAGCGGAGGGGGTACTCCACCTGCTCATCGACCTGCCTTCCGTGGACCCGGAGGAGGACGGTGGGGCGCTGGCTGCCCATACCGCTTTTTGGGGGCTGCCCGGGAACCCGCGCCCGGCGGCTACCATTACGGAGCTTATCTTTGTGCCGGACTCCCTGGCGGACGGCCGGTACCTGCTCAACCTGCAGGTGGCAGCCATCGAGAACGACGCGAGCCCCAGCCGGCCCCTGCTGTTTAAACTCAAGGAATTATGA
- a CDS encoding LysR substrate-binding domain-containing protein codes for MSNQIELRHLRYFMAVADLLNFHRAAERLDITQPGLSRQIQQLEYHLGTQLLLRNRREVRLTPAGAYLQEQLIPQLNRLENIFGQARRIGQGQAGEIRIGFLGSAMQEVIPRLLLELDSRYPDIRTSLEELSNQAQVRALLQERLDLGFVRLSDLPPDLEGCPVIRETFSLVVPEDHPFRGKSLGSIREFAGESFILFTPEYSPDYYRTVLSICEDAGFHPQVSHKSVHAHTIFKLVAAGLGVAIVPTSLQHGFQLKVRFLELSGIRQRAVLTAVWNRAHHSNALQHCIEHLRGSSPEP; via the coding sequence ATGAGTAATCAAATTGAGTTGCGGCACCTGCGATATTTTATGGCGGTTGCAGACCTGCTGAATTTTCACCGGGCAGCGGAACGCCTGGACATTACACAGCCCGGTCTCAGCCGGCAGATCCAGCAACTCGAATACCACCTGGGGACCCAATTGCTCCTTCGCAACCGGAGGGAAGTCCGGCTTACACCGGCGGGGGCCTACCTGCAGGAGCAGCTGATCCCCCAGCTCAACCGGTTGGAGAATATTTTCGGGCAAGCCCGCCGGATAGGCCAAGGGCAGGCCGGGGAGATCCGCATTGGTTTCCTGGGCTCTGCCATGCAGGAAGTTATCCCCCGCCTGCTCCTGGAACTCGATAGCCGCTATCCGGATATCCGTACGAGCCTGGAGGAACTCTCCAACCAGGCCCAGGTCCGCGCCCTGCTCCAGGAACGGCTCGACCTGGGCTTTGTACGCCTCTCCGACCTGCCGCCCGACCTGGAGGGCTGCCCGGTTATCCGGGAGACCTTTTCGCTGGTGGTGCCCGAAGACCACCCCTTCCGCGGCAAATCCCTGGGATCCATCCGGGAATTTGCCGGGGAATCCTTTATTTTATTTACCCCGGAATACAGCCCGGATTATTACCGGACCGTGCTGAGCATCTGCGAGGATGCCGGCTTCCATCCGCAGGTTTCCCACAAATCTGTCCATGCCCATACGATTTTTAAACTGGTAGCCGCCGGCCTGGGGGTAGCCATCGTCCCCACTTCCCTGCAGCACGGCTTCCAGCTGAAGGTCCGCTTTTTGGAACTGTCCGGCATCCGGCAACGCGCCGTCCTGACAGCGGTCTGGAACCGGGCCCACCACAGCAACGCCCTGCAGCATTGCATCGAACACCTCAGGGGTAGTTCGCCCGAGCCATAG
- a CDS encoding Dabb family protein: MNIRKILFITGAALLLLPGVLSAQNDTDMKTFDPAFAHTVYFWLHNPDRQEDRQAFEASLKKFLSRSAYAKTNFIGTPPQASRDVVDGSFTYSLIVTFESAEAQAAYQAEQPHLEFISESEHLWKKVIVYDSTGIPMND; this comes from the coding sequence ATGAACATCAGAAAAATTCTCTTTATCACTGGGGCCGCCCTGCTACTCTTGCCGGGCGTGCTGTCCGCCCAAAACGACACCGACATGAAGACTTTTGACCCTGCTTTTGCCCATACCGTCTATTTCTGGCTGCACAACCCGGACAGGCAGGAAGACCGACAGGCATTCGAAGCCTCCCTGAAGAAGTTCCTTTCCCGCTCCGCCTATGCCAAAACGAATTTTATCGGCACGCCGCCCCAGGCCAGCCGGGATGTGGTGGACGGGTCGTTTACCTATTCGCTGATCGTTACCTTTGAATCTGCCGAGGCCCAGGCCGCCTACCAGGCGGAACAGCCGCACCTCGAATTTATTTCCGAGTCCGAGCACCTCTGGAAAAAGGTGATCGTTTACGATTCCACTGGGATCCCGATGAACGATTAG
- the hutH gene encoding histidine ammonia-lyase, whose amino-acid sequence MSQKTPSFAYGADRLTVGKALGIARGTLPGQLTEPVLERVRANREAVARIVAKGEPVYGINTGFGPLCTTRISADQTSLLQVNILKSHSVGVGDPIRGEIARLMLILKLHALSMGHSGVAETTLKRILWHIENEVTPVVPSQGSVGASGDLAPLAHLFLPLIGLGRVTYQGEVRDTAEVLGKFGMDPLELGPKEGLALINGTQFIAAHGVSVVEKMQQCLSQADIIGAMMLEGLQGSLRPFHEELHKLRPYPGTRHVAHRVRNLLKGSEILEDHIDCERVQDPYSLRCIPQVHGASRTAWLHLKELLETELNSVTDNPVVIDEELSISGGNFHGQPLAMALDYACLAASEIGNISDRRIYLALEGNQTDLPKLLMKDTGLNSGYMMLQYTSAALASENKSLCFPASADSIPTSMGQEDHVSMGSISGRKALQVLENVEKIQAVELLTAAQAFEYRKPLKSGWFLEKVHGLVRTRVSFAEADRVFATDIEAGLELIRSGALIRLLDTVSRKKALSLKTDYDELFETY is encoded by the coding sequence ATGAGCCAAAAGACACCATCCTTTGCCTATGGAGCCGACCGGCTGACAGTTGGTAAGGCCCTTGGTATTGCCCGGGGCACCTTACCGGGCCAACTCACCGAACCTGTCCTGGAACGGGTCCGCGCCAACCGGGAGGCCGTGGCCCGGATCGTGGCCAAAGGGGAACCCGTTTACGGCATCAATACGGGTTTCGGCCCCTTGTGTACCACCCGAATCTCGGCAGACCAGACGAGCCTCCTGCAGGTGAATATTCTGAAAAGCCACAGCGTGGGGGTTGGCGACCCCATCCGGGGCGAGATCGCCCGACTGATGTTGATCCTGAAATTGCACGCCCTTTCCATGGGGCATTCCGGCGTTGCTGAGACCACCCTGAAGCGCATCCTCTGGCATATCGAAAACGAGGTAACCCCGGTGGTCCCCTCCCAGGGCTCGGTAGGCGCTTCCGGCGACCTGGCGCCCCTGGCCCACCTCTTCCTGCCGCTTATCGGGCTGGGCCGGGTTACCTACCAGGGAGAGGTGCGGGATACTGCGGAGGTATTGGGGAAATTCGGGATGGACCCCCTGGAACTCGGGCCCAAGGAAGGACTCGCCCTGATCAATGGCACCCAGTTTATCGCCGCCCACGGGGTGAGCGTAGTGGAAAAAATGCAGCAATGCCTCTCCCAGGCCGACATTATCGGCGCCATGATGCTCGAGGGGTTGCAGGGCTCCCTCAGGCCTTTCCACGAGGAATTGCACAAGCTACGGCCCTACCCCGGCACGCGACACGTCGCCCACCGGGTACGCAACCTGCTGAAAGGCTCCGAAATCCTCGAGGACCACATTGACTGCGAACGCGTACAGGACCCCTATTCCCTCCGTTGTATCCCGCAGGTACACGGCGCCTCCCGGACCGCCTGGCTCCACCTGAAAGAACTCCTTGAAACCGAACTGAACTCGGTGACCGACAACCCGGTGGTCATTGACGAGGAACTCTCCATCAGCGGGGGCAATTTCCACGGGCAGCCCCTGGCGATGGCCCTGGATTACGCTTGCCTGGCTGCCTCGGAGATCGGGAATATTTCGGACAGAAGGATCTACCTCGCCCTGGAGGGCAACCAAACGGACCTGCCCAAGTTGCTGATGAAGGATACCGGGCTGAACTCGGGCTATATGATGCTGCAATACACCTCGGCCGCCCTGGCGAGTGAAAACAAAAGCCTCTGCTTCCCGGCCAGTGCAGACAGCATCCCCACCTCCATGGGGCAGGAAGACCACGTGAGCATGGGGTCTATCAGCGGCCGGAAAGCCCTGCAGGTGCTCGAAAACGTCGAAAAGATCCAGGCTGTGGAGCTGCTCACGGCCGCCCAGGCCTTCGAGTACCGGAAACCCCTGAAATCCGGTTGGTTCCTGGAGAAAGTCCACGGCCTGGTACGCACCCGGGTCTCTTTTGCCGAGGCGGACCGGGTTTTTGCCACGGATATAGAGGCCGGGCTCGAACTGATCCGGTCCGGGGCACTGATCCGGCTCCTCGATACGGTGTCCCGGAAAAAAGCCCTCAGCCTGAAAACCGATTACGACGAACTATTTGAAACCTATTGA